Proteins from one Pleurocapsa minor HA4230-MV1 genomic window:
- the trpA gene encoding tryptophan synthase subunit alpha, whose product MTTISQCFQTLRSRQQCALIPFITAGDPDLETTAEALRILDRNGADAIELGVPYSDPLADGPVIQAAATRALENGVNLEQVLKLVESVSPDLQAPIILFTYYNPILNLGVEPFMKRISQVGVQGLVVPDLPVDESAELLETAASVGVEVILLVAPTSSQERIATIAQKSQGFIYLVSVTGVTGVRSQVQGRVKDLLTQMHQMTDKPIGVGFGISGSEQARQVMDWGADGVIVGSAFVKRLAQGTPTEGLQAIESLCRELKTAIAPMKEKATVL is encoded by the coding sequence ATGACTACAATTTCTCAATGCTTTCAAACATTGCGATCGCGCCAACAGTGCGCTCTCATTCCCTTTATCACCGCTGGAGATCCAGACTTGGAAACGACAGCCGAGGCATTACGAATATTAGATCGTAACGGTGCTGACGCGATCGAACTAGGAGTTCCCTACTCAGATCCTCTAGCCGACGGGCCCGTGATTCAAGCAGCAGCTACTCGCGCTTTAGAAAATGGGGTTAATTTAGAGCAGGTGCTAAAGCTGGTCGAGTCGGTTAGTCCCGACCTACAGGCACCAATTATTCTCTTCACTTACTACAACCCGATTCTCAACCTGGGTGTCGAGCCATTTATGAAGCGAATCTCCCAGGTAGGAGTGCAAGGATTAGTCGTACCCGATTTACCTGTCGATGAGTCTGCCGAACTGTTAGAAACGGCTGCCAGCGTCGGTGTTGAAGTTATTTTATTGGTCGCTCCTACCTCTTCTCAAGAGCGGATCGCCACGATCGCCCAAAAGTCTCAGGGATTTATCTATTTAGTAAGCGTTACAGGAGTTACAGGCGTGCGATCGCAAGTTCAGGGACGGGTCAAAGATTTACTAACACAAATGCACCAAATGACCGATAAACCGATTGGCGTTGGCTTTGGTATTTCTGGCAGCGAACAGGCTCGCCAGGTTATGGATTGGGGAGCAGATGGGGTGATCGTGGGTAGTGCTTTTGTTAAACGGTTGGCTCAGGGTACGCCAACAGAAGGATTGCAGGCGATTGAGTCCCTCTGTCGAGAACTGAAAACAGCGATCGCGCCGATGAAAGAAAAAGCAACCGTGCTATAA